The following proteins come from a genomic window of Dysidea avara chromosome 12, odDysAvar1.4, whole genome shotgun sequence:
- the LOC136240753 gene encoding uncharacterized protein — protein sequence MYTDETSTVNVFTGNNFDVITPGIYYCEVNEKRGVYRSNSFTVYKIGFNKDFTVHPGNLTVYENTERYAFKCHINMFAEIYDHLSLMRIEWDGAMKDSEEFQLQDSQFSFSPLPGYSIFVRDANGSSFDLFPNRYRCRAVFTLPNGSDITVATSKMAFLLDTEDHEID from the exons ATGTACACTGATGAGACAAGTACAGTTAATGTGTTCACTGGTAACAACTTTGATGTTATCACTCCTGGAATATATTATTGTGAAGTAAATGAAAAAAGAGGTGTTTACAGGAGTAATAGTTTTACAGTGTATAAAATAG GTTTTAATAAAGACTTTACAGTGCATCCAGGCAATTTGACAGTATATGAGAATACAGAAAGATACGCATTTAAATGTCATATTAACATGTTTGCTGAAATTTATGATCATTTGAGTCTGATGAGAATTGAGTGGGATGGTGCCATGAAAGATTCAGAAGAGTTTCAATTACAAGATAGTCAGTTCAGTTTTAGTCCATTACCAGGATACAGCATCTTTGTTAGAGATGCAAATGGTTCATCATTTGATTTGTTCCCTAACAGATATCGGTGTAGAGCAGTTTTCACATTACCAAATGGATCTGACATTACTGTTGCTACAAGTAAAATGGCTTTTCTACTAGATACAGAAG ATCATGAAATAGACTGA